One part of the Moorena sp. SIOASIH genome encodes these proteins:
- a CDS encoding DUF2231 domain-containing protein has translation MLEYLPPLNDHNLPYPDTIHPIVVHFVIAMVLFAVFCDAVGYFSRNYRLYEVSWWNLFFATISIFIAVIFGQIEAGLAEPYTAAEATLNLHTLIGWSLSGIIAAVTAWRYIIRSRNPKELPIPFLGVGVLLVGLVFFQVYLGDLLVWVYGLHTVPVVEGTREGLLQ, from the coding sequence ATGCTAGAGTATCTCCCCCCACTCAACGATCACAACTTGCCGTATCCCGATACCATTCATCCGATCGTGGTTCATTTTGTGATTGCCATGGTATTGTTTGCCGTCTTTTGTGACGCTGTCGGCTACTTTAGCCGTAATTATCGCCTGTATGAGGTAAGTTGGTGGAATTTATTTTTTGCGACTATTTCTATCTTTATTGCTGTTATTTTTGGGCAAATTGAAGCCGGATTAGCAGAGCCTTACACAGCAGCAGAGGCCACATTGAACCTGCATACGCTGATTGGTTGGTCTCTATCTGGCATCATTGCAGCGGTGACAGCATGGCGCTACATTATTCGTTCTCGCAATCCCAAAGAGTTACCCATACCTTTTCTGGGGGTGGGGGTGTTGTTAGTAGGGTTAGTGTTTTTCCAGGTCTACCTGGGTGACTTACTGGTTTGGGTCTATGGATTGCATACTGTTCCGGTAGTAGAAGGCACTAGGGAGGGCTTGTTGCAATGA
- a CDS encoding DUF2231 domain-containing protein gives MSSNLIDQLGSQLGANGLPYPIPIHPNLVHLTLGLFIVAIGFDIVGVLFPLEKPVFKILAIPATRSNFFDVGWYNMLAAAVVTFFTVAAGFYEIMLADPPTDVRSAWGLQAMETMLWHGVGGVLLLLLIVAMTVWRGFQRFVWNKDRARQVQWTYLLAGLGIFALMFVHGTLGAQLAADFGLHISADRLLRLGEDPNLLLK, from the coding sequence ATGAGTTCAAACCTAATTGACCAACTGGGGAGCCAATTGGGAGCCAATGGCTTGCCTTACCCGATTCCGATTCATCCCAATCTGGTACATCTAACCCTTGGGTTATTTATTGTTGCGATCGGCTTTGATATCGTTGGGGTCTTGTTTCCCCTGGAAAAGCCAGTCTTTAAGATACTGGCAATTCCTGCCACAAGATCCAATTTTTTTGATGTCGGCTGGTACAACATGCTCGCAGCAGCAGTGGTTACTTTCTTCACCGTTGCAGCGGGTTTCTATGAAATCATGCTGGCAGACCCACCCACAGACGTTAGAAGTGCCTGGGGATTACAAGCCATGGAAACCATGCTTTGGCATGGAGTTGGCGGAGTCTTGCTGCTGCTGCTGATTGTAGCAATGACAGTATGGCGAGGGTTTCAGCGATTTGTTTGGAATAAGGATAGAGCCAGACAGGTACAATGGACCTATTTGTTAGCGGGACTAGGGATTTTTGCACTGATGTTTGTTCACGGTACCCTGGGAGCGCAACTGGCGGCAGATTTTGGCCTACACATTAGCGCCGATCGCCTGTTGAGACTGGGAGAAGATCCAAACTTACTCTTGAAATAA
- a CDS encoding cytochrome c oxidase subunit II yields MNIRRILTLVVVAIALAGISLWMGQQAYSWFPPQASAESLLVDDLFSFLVTLGTFIFLGVVGTLTYSVLFQRAGKYDISDGPPIEGNITLEIVWTAIPLALVIWIAAYSYQVYDQMSILGPMEHVHLEMATAEAAPIEPSPDSQMPDSNEPIERIEVFSRQWAWEFRYPEQSITSTELHLPNNHRIKLTLKSEDVIHGFYIPAFRVKQDIIPNQAIEFEFTPIREGKYRLRDSQYSGTYFAAMQADVVVESPESYQQWLAQAAVQPPAAAYNPAFEEYRRASETAINAGWKTVVPAAPPMVNYSGSNLQNQGL; encoded by the coding sequence ATGAATATTCGCAGGATTTTGACCTTGGTTGTCGTTGCGATCGCATTAGCCGGGATTAGTCTGTGGATGGGTCAACAGGCTTACTCTTGGTTTCCTCCCCAAGCTTCAGCTGAATCCCTGCTAGTTGACGATTTATTCAGTTTCCTTGTGACACTGGGAACCTTTATTTTCTTAGGAGTAGTAGGAACCCTAACCTATTCAGTCTTGTTTCAGCGGGCAGGCAAGTATGACATCAGTGATGGTCCACCAATTGAAGGAAACATCACCCTGGAAATCGTCTGGACAGCAATTCCCTTAGCCTTAGTAATTTGGATTGCAGCCTACAGCTACCAGGTCTACGACCAGATGTCGATTCTCGGTCCGATGGAGCATGTTCATCTAGAAATGGCAACCGCTGAGGCTGCACCCATCGAGCCAAGCCCTGACTCACAAATGCCTGACTCCAACGAACCGATAGAGCGCATCGAAGTCTTCTCTCGTCAGTGGGCGTGGGAATTTCGCTATCCCGAGCAGAGTATCACCAGCACAGAACTCCATTTACCCAACAACCATCGCATCAAGCTTACCCTGAAATCAGAAGATGTGATACATGGGTTTTATATTCCCGCCTTTCGAGTCAAGCAGGATATTATCCCAAATCAGGCGATCGAGTTTGAATTTACTCCCATTCGCGAAGGCAAATATCGGTTGCGGGATTCTCAATACAGTGGGACTTACTTTGCAGCAATGCAGGCGGATGTGGTAGTAGAATCCCCGGAATCCTATCAGCAGTGGCTTGCTCAAGCAGCGGTTCAACCCCCCGCAGCAGCCTACAATCCAGCCTTTGAGGAATATCGTCGAGCCTCTGAAACAGCAATTAATGCAGGCTGGAAAACGGTGGTTCCAGCTGCGCCTCCTATGGTTAATTACTCCGGTTCAAATCTCCAAAACCAAGGGTTATGA
- the ctaD gene encoding cytochrome c oxidase subunit I has product MTNLSSVEPIGSLGKQPSPGAPEDWKRFFSFSTDHKVIGIQYIVTSFFFFLIGGIFAMIVRGELITPEADLVDRTVYNAMFTLHGTVMLFLWTFPVLAGLANYLVPLMIGARDMAFPRLNALAFWMVPVFGIVLMGSFLAPGGPAQAGWWSYPPVSLQNPTGALISGQFLWLLAVALSGVSSILGAVNIVTTIIRMRSPGMTFFRMPVFVWAVLSAQIIQLFGLPALTAGAIMLLFDLTLGTSFFDPAKGGDPILFQHFFWFYSHPAVYVIILPIFGIFSEIFPVYARKPLFGYKVVAISSLIIVGLSAIVWVHHMFASGTPGWMRMLFMFSTMLISVPTGIKVFAWVATIWGGKLRLTSAMLFGLGGLVMFVFAGITGIMLAAVPVDIHVNNTYFVVGHFHYVIYGATVMGIYAAFYHWFPKMTGRMYNEGLGKLHFALTFIGANLNFFPMHPLGLQGMPRRVASYDPEFAFWNVVASIGAFLLGMSTLPFILNMVGSWVQGEKAPANPWRAIGIEWLVSSPPSHENFEQLPVVIAEPYGYGKSEPLVSNPDALEVIHEPN; this is encoded by the coding sequence ATGACTAATCTTTCTTCAGTTGAACCAATCGGCTCCTTGGGCAAACAGCCCTCGCCAGGTGCCCCTGAAGACTGGAAACGGTTTTTCAGCTTCAGCACCGATCACAAAGTGATTGGGATTCAGTATATTGTCACCTCTTTTTTCTTTTTTCTCATTGGTGGGATTTTTGCCATGATTGTCCGGGGTGAACTGATTACCCCAGAGGCCGATCTGGTCGATCGCACCGTCTACAATGCTATGTTTACCCTCCACGGAACAGTAATGCTGTTCTTGTGGACTTTTCCAGTTTTGGCCGGGCTGGCCAATTACCTAGTACCGCTGATGATTGGGGCACGGGATATGGCATTTCCCCGGCTGAATGCCCTGGCCTTCTGGATGGTGCCCGTTTTTGGGATTGTCCTGATGGGAAGCTTTTTAGCTCCAGGAGGCCCAGCCCAGGCAGGTTGGTGGTCTTATCCACCCGTGAGCCTGCAAAACCCCACTGGTGCTTTGATTAGCGGTCAATTTCTCTGGTTACTAGCCGTGGCGCTTTCGGGGGTATCCTCTATTCTGGGAGCCGTCAACATCGTAACCACGATTATTCGGATGCGATCGCCCGGAATGACCTTCTTCCGAATGCCTGTGTTTGTCTGGGCTGTACTCAGTGCCCAGATTATTCAATTATTTGGCTTACCTGCCCTCACCGCTGGAGCCATCATGCTGTTGTTTGATTTAACCCTAGGCACCAGCTTTTTTGACCCTGCCAAAGGGGGCGATCCCATTCTGTTCCAGCACTTTTTCTGGTTCTACTCTCACCCAGCCGTTTACGTAATTATCCTGCCGATTTTTGGCATTTTTTCAGAAATATTCCCAGTTTACGCCCGCAAGCCCCTTTTTGGTTACAAAGTAGTTGCTATTTCATCCCTAATTATTGTTGGGTTGAGCGCTATAGTCTGGGTGCATCACATGTTTGCTAGCGGCACCCCCGGATGGATGCGGATGCTGTTTATGTTCTCCACAATGCTGATTTCCGTGCCAACTGGCATCAAAGTCTTTGCTTGGGTAGCAACCATTTGGGGAGGCAAACTCAGACTCACCAGCGCCATGCTTTTCGGACTAGGTGGCTTGGTGATGTTCGTATTTGCGGGCATTACTGGGATTATGTTAGCAGCCGTTCCAGTAGATATTCACGTCAACAACACCTATTTCGTTGTTGGTCACTTTCACTACGTTATCTATGGCGCAACAGTTATGGGGATTTATGCCGCCTTCTACCATTGGTTCCCCAAAATGACAGGGCGCATGTATAATGAAGGGTTGGGAAAACTGCACTTTGCCCTGACCTTTATCGGAGCCAATCTCAATTTCTTCCCCATGCACCCATTAGGACTGCAAGGCATGCCCCGCCGAGTTGCGTCCTACGATCCCGAATTTGCCTTTTGGAATGTGGTTGCTAGCATTGGAGCGTTCCTGTTGGGCATGTCTACTTTGCCCTTTATCCTCAATATGGTCGGTTCCTGGGTACAAGGAGAAAAAGCACCAGCCAATCCCTGGCGGGCGATCGGGATAGAATGGCTTGTCTCCTCCCCGCCCAGTCACGAGAACTTTGAACAGTTGCCTGTGGTGATTGCCGAACCCTATGGCTATGGCAAATCTGAACCTTTGGTTTCTAACCCTGATGCCCTAGAAGTTATCCATGAACCCAACTGA
- a CDS encoding heme-copper oxidase subunit III has protein sequence MNPTEIDPSLTSGVIPSHTHTSDGTAEHSHDEAGNSMFGFIIFLLSESVIFLSFFAGYIVYKTTTADWLPTGVTGLEIKEPAINTVVLVSSSFVIYIAERYLHVNNLWGFRAFWLLTMAMGSYFLYGQAVEWSSLPFGFTDGVFGGTFYLLTGFHGLHVLTGVLLQLIMLGRSFIPGNYDNGEFGVAATSLFWHFVDVIWIILFVLIYIWQ, from the coding sequence ATGAACCCAACTGAAATCGATCCATCACTCACCTCTGGTGTAATACCGAGTCACACCCATACCTCTGATGGGACGGCAGAACATAGCCATGATGAAGCGGGCAACAGCATGTTTGGCTTCATCATTTTCTTGCTTTCGGAAAGTGTTATCTTCCTGAGCTTCTTTGCTGGATACATTGTTTACAAGACTACCACAGCCGACTGGCTCCCTACCGGTGTCACAGGGCTAGAGATTAAAGAGCCAGCTATTAATACTGTAGTCCTGGTTTCTAGTAGTTTCGTAATTTACATTGCTGAACGATATCTCCATGTCAATAATCTGTGGGGCTTTCGGGCATTCTGGCTCCTGACCATGGCAATGGGGAGCTACTTTTTATATGGTCAGGCAGTGGAATGGAGCAGTCTCCCCTTTGGGTTTACCGATGGGGTATTTGGCGGTACCTTTTATTTGCTTACCGGGTTTCATGGTTTGCACGTGCTCACAGGAGTCTTGTTGCAATTGATTATGCTGGGACGCTCCTTCATTCCTGGTAACTACGACAACGGTGAGTTTGGGGTTGCTGCCACCTCCCTGTTCTGGCATTTTGTAGATGTGATCTGGATTATTTTGTTTGTGCTGATTTACATTTGGCAGTAG
- a CDS encoding DUF29 domain-containing protein, which produces MAVALFLGWVSRSETQPGKAFVTFSEISKKKMLYETDIIKWVEQQVSLIKEQRYSEVDWVNLLEEIEDLSKRERDRFLSSLRLTIQHLLKWEYQPEKRFRSWEITIKRERNNLKRYLRDTPSLKRYWADLSKVYCDARADAANETGISDWDFPDKCPYSPEQIQSDWFPPE; this is translated from the coding sequence TTGGCAGTAGCGTTATTCTTAGGTTGGGTGAGCAGGAGCGAAACCCAACCAGGTAAGGCTTTCGTCACGTTTAGTGAGATTTCCAAGAAAAAAATGCTCTATGAAACTGACATCATCAAATGGGTTGAACAACAAGTTTCCCTGATCAAAGAACAACGATATAGTGAAGTAGACTGGGTTAATCTCCTAGAAGAGATTGAAGACTTGAGTAAACGAGAGCGAGACCGCTTTTTATCCTCTCTTCGTTTAACGATTCAACATCTGTTGAAATGGGAATATCAACCTGAAAAACGGTTTAGATCTTGGGAAATCACCATTAAACGAGAGCGCAATAACCTTAAACGCTATCTCAGAGATACTCCTAGTTTAAAGCGATACTGGGCAGATTTATCAAAAGTTTATTGTGATGCGAGAGCCGATGCTGCTAATGAAACCGGAATTTCCGATTGGGACTTTCCTGACAAATGTCCCTATTCCCCTGAGCAAATCCAATCAGATTGGTTTCCTCCAGAATAG
- a CDS encoding GMC family oxidoreductase has translation MIIDDQYYDLIIIGTGAGGGTLAYKLAPTGKKILILERGDFMPLEEQNRSNVDIFKRERYHAPEIWYDTAEEPFFPQMNYAIGGNTKIYGAALLRLRERDFEKVQHQEGVSPEWCLKYSDFEPYYTQAEQLYKVHGQATSDPTEPFHSQDYPFEAIPQEPQIAEIYNAIAQQGLHPSYLPLGLTRQDDDPTNDSEVSGIVPALEHPNVTLKTNAKVVCLHTNPSGLAVKGVEAEIAGQSYLFMGEIVVVACGAVNSAALLLHSANDRHPQGLANSSGQVGRNLMKSLMTAVVQLSTKPNSGAFQRSIYLNDFYWGDPDFPYPMGHIQNSGGLLTDIIFAEAPPLLSVLAKFMPGFGLKQLATRSIGWWVQTEDLPDPNNRVRIDGNKLYIDYTPNNMEAHDRLVYRLTEVLKAIEKRLDSFQSGKIYPRGEVPIQVMANQCGTCRFGDDPATSVLDRNCRTHDLENLYVVDGSFFPSNASVSPALTIIANALRVGDHLIERFG, from the coding sequence ATGATTATCGACGACCAATACTACGACTTGATTATTATTGGCACAGGGGCTGGCGGCGGAACCTTAGCCTATAAACTTGCGCCAACCGGGAAGAAAATTCTCATCCTAGAACGAGGGGATTTTATGCCTCTAGAAGAGCAAAATCGCAGTAATGTCGATATTTTTAAGCGAGAACGCTATCACGCTCCTGAAATTTGGTATGACACTGCTGAAGAACCCTTTTTCCCCCAAATGAATTACGCTATCGGTGGCAATACTAAAATCTATGGTGCAGCATTGCTACGACTGCGGGAGCGGGATTTTGAAAAAGTGCAACATCAAGAGGGAGTGTCGCCGGAGTGGTGTTTGAAATATTCCGACTTTGAACCCTACTACACTCAAGCGGAACAGCTTTATAAAGTTCACGGTCAGGCAACCAGCGATCCCACCGAGCCATTTCATAGTCAAGACTATCCCTTTGAAGCAATCCCCCAAGAGCCTCAAATTGCGGAAATTTACAATGCGATCGCTCAGCAAGGTCTGCATCCATCTTACCTACCGTTAGGACTGACGCGCCAAGACGACGACCCAACCAATGATTCCGAGGTCAGCGGAATTGTGCCAGCTTTGGAACATCCGAACGTGACCTTAAAAACCAATGCGAAAGTGGTCTGTTTGCACACTAACCCCTCAGGTTTAGCAGTTAAAGGGGTCGAAGCCGAAATTGCCGGACAATCCTACCTGTTTATGGGGGAAATTGTCGTGGTTGCTTGTGGTGCCGTGAATTCAGCAGCATTACTATTACACTCTGCCAATGATCGACACCCCCAAGGACTTGCTAACAGTTCGGGGCAAGTGGGACGGAATTTGATGAAAAGCCTAATGACTGCTGTAGTGCAACTGAGCACTAAGCCCAATTCAGGTGCTTTTCAAAGAAGTATTTATCTCAATGATTTTTATTGGGGTGATCCCGATTTTCCTTACCCAATGGGTCACATTCAAAATTCCGGTGGATTGCTCACAGATATTATTTTTGCTGAAGCACCACCACTGTTATCAGTTCTAGCAAAATTTATGCCAGGATTTGGACTGAAGCAGTTAGCTACTCGTTCCATTGGCTGGTGGGTGCAAACCGAAGATTTGCCCGATCCCAATAATCGAGTACGAATTGATGGAAACAAGTTGTATATTGACTACACTCCCAATAATATGGAAGCCCACGATCGCCTAGTTTATCGCTTGACTGAGGTGCTAAAAGCTATTGAAAAACGGCTGGATAGTTTTCAGAGCGGGAAAATATATCCTCGTGGGGAAGTGCCAATTCAAGTAATGGCAAACCAGTGTGGCACCTGCCGTTTTGGAGACGATCCTGCTACTTCCGTGCTCGATCGCAACTGCCGCACTCATGATCTGGAAAATCTTTACGTAGTCGATGGTAGTTTCTTTCCATCCAATGCCAGTGTCAGCCCAGCTTTAACCATTATTGCCAATGCTCTACGGGTGGGGGATCATCTGATTGAACGGTTTGGGTAA
- a CDS encoding AAA family ATPase yields the protein MMNNTIHKLSSYVDSLRPIIYINHFDFHATDLLIKEIATTAQVYEYNDAGGHVDFETKNSKSNFELETFLSAFDNNESGESFLVLKDIHFYLDNPKVIALLKSIALKTLYKDNFYSTSFIVSSQLIIPAELDKFITVFEVPIPNLNQIRGIIKQFLQDLQFDMTDNVIEELALSFKGLSEFEIIQILNLAYQQGGCIDKNDKHLIIQEKEQIIKKSGTLEILNFKETLDDVGGLNNLKSWLTKKAKIFKNLDQAIKFGVDIPKGMMLIGMPGCGKSLVAKATSHLFEVPLLRLDIGKLLGKYVGESEENLSRAIRIAEAVSPCILWVDEIEKAFAGIGETGGGSDVTTRLFGNILTWIQEKENTVFIVATSNDISKLPAEFLRKGRFDELFFVDFPNGDERKKIFEIHLKRRNKWNRMIDIISLLKETDGYSGADIEAVVKETIENVFLDPEKDSVTTDDLLAVIKTTKCLSESLKDKIDKIRKSLSKMNVKPASEKKKK from the coding sequence ATGATGAACAATACAATTCATAAACTTTCTTCCTATGTTGATTCCTTAAGACCAATCATTTATATCAACCATTTTGATTTCCATGCTACTGATTTGCTGATTAAGGAGATTGCTACAACAGCTCAGGTTTATGAATATAATGATGCTGGTGGTCATGTTGATTTTGAGACCAAAAACTCTAAGTCTAACTTTGAATTAGAAACGTTTTTGTCAGCTTTTGATAATAATGAAAGTGGAGAGAGTTTTCTGGTACTCAAGGATATTCACTTTTATTTAGATAATCCCAAAGTCATTGCTCTGCTGAAATCAATTGCCCTCAAGACCCTATACAAGGATAATTTTTATAGCACTAGTTTTATTGTTTCTAGTCAATTAATCATTCCGGCTGAACTTGATAAATTTATTACGGTCTTTGAAGTCCCTATTCCCAATCTTAATCAAATTAGAGGAATAATTAAACAATTTTTGCAGGATTTACAATTTGATATGACTGACAATGTCATTGAAGAATTAGCCTTATCCTTTAAAGGATTAAGTGAATTTGAAATTATCCAGATCTTAAACCTAGCCTATCAACAGGGTGGTTGTATCGACAAAAATGATAAGCACCTAATCATCCAAGAAAAAGAACAAATTATCAAAAAATCTGGCACCCTTGAAATTCTTAATTTCAAAGAAACACTAGATGACGTTGGAGGGCTTAATAATCTCAAGTCCTGGCTGACTAAAAAAGCTAAGATATTCAAAAATCTCGACCAAGCTATCAAATTTGGAGTTGATATACCTAAAGGTATGATGCTAATTGGGATGCCTGGGTGTGGCAAAAGTTTAGTCGCCAAAGCTACTTCTCATCTGTTTGAAGTTCCTCTACTGCGGCTAGATATTGGTAAACTACTTGGTAAGTATGTGGGAGAGAGTGAAGAAAACTTAAGTCGGGCAATTAGAATAGCTGAGGCGGTTAGTCCTTGTATTTTATGGGTAGATGAAATTGAAAAAGCCTTTGCTGGCATTGGCGAAACTGGAGGCGGAAGTGATGTCACAACCAGATTATTTGGTAATATTTTAACTTGGATTCAAGAAAAAGAAAACACTGTCTTCATTGTGGCTACCTCTAATGATATTTCCAAACTTCCGGCTGAATTTCTCAGAAAAGGAAGATTTGATGAACTGTTCTTTGTAGATTTTCCTAATGGGGATGAGCGCAAAAAAATATTTGAAATCCATCTAAAAAGGAGAAATAAATGGAATAGGATGATTGATATAATTAGCTTGCTAAAAGAAACCGATGGTTATAGTGGTGCTGACATTGAAGCTGTTGTTAAAGAAACCATAGAAAATGTTTTTCTTGATCCAGAAAAAGATTCAGTGACAACAGATGATTTGCTTGCTGTCATTAAAACCACCAAATGTCTTTCAGAATCCCTCAAAGATAAAATAGATAAAATCAGAAAGTCTTTATCTAAGATGAATGTCAAGCCAGCAAGTGAAAAAAAAAAAAAATAA
- a CDS encoding serine/threonine-protein kinase — protein sequence MSYCLNPTCTQAQNPEHADLCQACSSKLLLLDRYRVIKPLGQGGFGATFLATDQSLPGKPTCVIKQLRPSAKSSEISPMARDLFEREARTLGEIGNHPQLPRLLDYFEDNQQFYLVQEYISGLTLQQQVRRSGSFSEEGVKQFLSEILPLLQYIHKKKVIHRDIKPANIIRRDQDRKLVLIDFGAVKNRQTNPSNSSDTVLTNYAIGTPGFAPPEQMALRPVYASDIYAVGVTCLYLLTGKSPKDLDYNPSTGEIVWQTNVNVSDHFAKVLRKMLESSVRYRYQCSEDILRALDLEPYLESLNNSLVSQPLDDANSHFNSGNLAPANGYSSPSSAQSRRMAERIRAFRERRGLSNGRRSEPQNGGSFTSHRDSTAVSGSRSSITGKSKGNGKLDAETLLKAYGSGRRDFAAKDLRGLNLNNAELSGIIFRHGKLFNISLKGADLSSANFGEANLHQADLRNANLGRAYLKKANLAGADLRGANLSYAHLENANLRGANLCGANLSNAKVTKEQLAQAKTNWTTVLPSGKRGFW from the coding sequence ATGAGCTACTGTCTAAATCCTACCTGCACTCAGGCACAAAACCCAGAACACGCCGACTTGTGTCAGGCGTGCAGTTCTAAATTATTATTACTTGACCGCTATCGTGTGATCAAACCACTCGGTCAAGGCGGATTTGGAGCAACTTTCTTAGCAACAGATCAATCCTTGCCCGGTAAACCGACCTGTGTAATCAAACAACTCCGCCCAAGCGCCAAAAGCTCAGAGATTTCACCGATGGCAAGGGATCTGTTTGAGCGAGAAGCCCGAACCTTGGGAGAAATTGGGAATCATCCCCAATTGCCACGGTTATTAGATTACTTTGAAGACAATCAGCAGTTTTATCTGGTTCAAGAATACATTAGCGGTTTGACACTCCAACAGCAAGTCAGACGGTCTGGTTCATTCTCGGAAGAGGGAGTTAAACAATTTTTAAGTGAAATTCTACCACTGCTGCAATATATTCATAAGAAAAAAGTAATTCACCGGGACATTAAACCAGCCAATATAATTCGTCGTGACCAAGACCGCAAACTGGTATTGATTGATTTTGGTGCTGTGAAAAACCGCCAAACCAATCCCTCCAACTCCTCAGACACAGTATTGACCAACTATGCCATCGGAACTCCAGGCTTTGCCCCTCCTGAACAAATGGCATTGCGACCTGTTTATGCTAGCGATATCTATGCAGTGGGGGTTACTTGCCTTTATTTGTTGACGGGTAAATCTCCCAAAGACCTCGATTATAATCCTTCAACCGGAGAAATAGTCTGGCAGACTAATGTCAACGTTAGTGACCACTTTGCTAAGGTTTTAAGAAAAATGCTGGAGTCTTCTGTCCGTTATCGCTATCAGTGCTCAGAAGACATCCTGAGAGCTCTTGACCTAGAGCCATATCTGGAGAGTTTAAACAACAGTTTAGTATCACAACCCCTTGATGATGCTAATTCTCACTTCAACTCAGGGAATTTGGCTCCTGCGAATGGTTATTCATCCCCATCATCAGCCCAATCCCGAAGAATGGCAGAGAGAATTAGAGCATTCCGGGAGCGTCGGGGATTGAGCAATGGTCGAAGATCAGAACCTCAAAACGGTGGAAGTTTTACCAGTCACAGGGATTCTACAGCTGTGAGCGGTAGTAGGAGTAGCATCACAGGCAAGTCGAAGGGTAATGGCAAGTTGGATGCGGAAACTTTATTAAAAGCTTACGGCTCTGGCAGGAGAGACTTTGCTGCTAAAGATTTGAGGGGACTTAATCTTAATAATGCTGAGTTATCTGGGATAATTTTCCGCCACGGAAAACTGTTCAATATTAGTTTGAAGGGAGCGGATTTATCTAGTGCTAATTTTGGTGAAGCGAATCTCCATCAAGCGGACTTACGCAATGCTAATTTGGGTCGAGCTTACTTGAAAAAGGCTAACTTAGCAGGAGCAGACTTGCGTGGGGCGAATCTTAGTTATGCTCATCTCGAAAATGCTAATCTGCGGGGAGCAAATTTGTGTGGAGCCAATCTTTCTAATGCTAAAGTTACTAAGGAACAGTTGGCTCAAGCTAAGACTAATTGGACAACAGTACTGCCTAGTGGGAAGCGGGGTTTTTGGTAA